Proteins from one Chitinophagales bacterium genomic window:
- a CDS encoding PorP/SprF family type IX secretion system membrane protein — translation MKKLIVVIIIFTFGSELLKAQDVHFSQFFNVPVFFNPAMTGNFDGSFRATAIYRNQWPGPINGRTSFSTPGLSADAPIRLKNSDMIGVGAYFVNDRSAGANLKRVNFMASVAYHKVIAKNHALSFGLQGGYLQYSLQDIKFGDQYDELNNFVGGGADQGLAGNAANFDLNIGIAWNSRLSEDLRFSFGVAAFHILEPEISFSDQSRAGNVPRRYNANLSFDWRLNDKISLLPAYLYMHQAKASQHNFGLASAINLKEKTELLLGAFYRVKDAVIPYVGLQYHSFKLGLSYDVNASTLNATNGAAELSLTYTAPYVPVPEVDPSLYCPRF, via the coding sequence ATGAAAAAATTAATTGTCGTTATTATAATTTTCACATTCGGGAGTGAATTGCTAAAAGCCCAGGATGTGCATTTCTCACAATTTTTTAATGTACCAGTCTTTTTTAATCCGGCAATGACGGGAAACTTTGATGGAAGCTTTAGGGCTACAGCAATTTATCGCAATCAGTGGCCGGGACCAATCAATGGAAGAACTTCTTTTTCAACACCAGGCTTATCTGCAGATGCACCTATTCGATTGAAAAATAGTGATATGATTGGTGTGGGTGCCTATTTTGTGAATGACCGTTCTGCCGGAGCAAATTTAAAGCGTGTCAATTTTATGGCTTCTGTAGCGTATCACAAAGTAATTGCAAAAAATCACGCATTGTCATTTGGGCTTCAGGGTGGTTATCTTCAGTATAGTTTGCAGGATATTAAATTTGGAGACCAATATGATGAGCTCAATAATTTTGTTGGAGGAGGGGCGGATCAGGGTCTTGCGGGCAATGCTGCCAATTTTGATTTAAATATAGGCATTGCATGGAACTCCAGGCTATCGGAAGACTTGCGTTTTTCATTTGGTGTAGCAGCATTTCATATTTTAGAACCTGAAATTTCTTTTTCCGACCAAAGCAGAGCCGGTAATGTACCAAGAAGATACAATGCGAACCTGAGCTTTGACTGGCGGTTGAACGATAAAATTTCGCTTTTACCTGCCTATTTATATATGCATCAGGCCAAAGCTTCACAGCATAATTTCGGACTTGCTTCTGCCATCAACCTCAAAGAAAAAACCGAGCTCTTGCTCGGAGCATTTTACCGCGTAAAAGATGCTGTAATACCTTATGTAGGACTTCAGTACCACAGCTTTAAACTTGGATTGTCATATGATGTTAATGCTTCCACATTGAATGCCACAAATGGAGCTGCGGAATTATCATTGACTTATACCGCTCCTTATGTGCCTGTTCCCGAAGTAGATCCATCGCTGTATTGTCCGAGATTTTAA
- a CDS encoding OmpA family protein produces MKFKSLIFILAIVLPYLLFAQENSNAEKQDPLKDLPYKKKLKFADNAFEYGNYFQAMELYKSFLEERPGNNQLFYKIAYCYMEARDYKNAESHFKKAISAGNTNAETYYYKALMLNMQGKYDAAKNTYADAVKKNTAPWSDRAKQKIEFCEFAKKLIKDSVNYKVTHLERPVNGPFTEYAPRVYDAEFYYSSLNMDSILNQQFYRGNKKHYSRIYTKIPAPKGENWKAVKPLSPPFNGPDFHSGNFSLSADGKRAYFTKCQDEGNANITCKIFQTTKIGGSWSEAVALGNEVNASKSNNTHPAVAESEGDFDILYFSSDRNDGEGGYDIYYAEVGENGKVNSVNNLGPVINTSGNEKTPLYYAEHGLLYFSSDMHPGLGGFDNFSAEGSLQEWTEPVNLGYPINSSADDQFYAPGEDRRSYYFVSNRPGIIGLKSETCCDDIFMAKDLFVPDFAVKGKIKEQVDSTTTSPLKGVDIAIYSVENGKRALFAIDSNKNLTSYFHNLKAGKDFEMEFKKQGYFTFTESIQTKGVFESDTFEVDATLEKIRKDKSYTLSNIYYAYNSAELNEASKETLDQLYTILSENESLIFELSSHTDSIGSAGYNQRLSQKRAQACVDYLLEKGVSKDQLIAKGYGESQPIAPNTKPDGSDNPEGRAMNRRTEYKVIGEFEFEGDQVLFKEGQ; encoded by the coding sequence ATGAAATTTAAATCCCTAATCTTTATACTTGCTATTGTCTTACCATACCTGCTTTTTGCGCAGGAAAACTCCAATGCAGAAAAACAGGATCCCCTCAAAGATTTGCCCTACAAGAAAAAGCTGAAATTCGCTGACAATGCATTTGAATATGGCAATTATTTTCAGGCTATGGAGCTCTATAAAAGTTTTTTGGAGGAACGCCCAGGCAACAATCAACTGTTTTACAAAATTGCCTACTGCTACATGGAAGCCAGAGACTATAAAAATGCAGAATCACATTTTAAAAAAGCTATTTCCGCGGGCAATACCAATGCCGAGACCTACTATTACAAAGCATTGATGCTGAATATGCAAGGCAAATATGATGCAGCTAAAAATACCTACGCTGATGCAGTAAAGAAAAACACCGCGCCCTGGTCAGATAGGGCTAAACAGAAAATTGAATTCTGTGAGTTTGCCAAGAAATTGATTAAAGATTCGGTGAATTATAAAGTCACACATTTGGAGCGGCCTGTAAATGGCCCTTTTACAGAGTATGCTCCACGTGTTTATGATGCTGAATTTTATTATTCTTCATTGAATATGGATAGCATTCTAAATCAGCAATTTTACCGGGGAAATAAAAAGCATTATTCCAGAATTTATACTAAAATACCTGCTCCTAAAGGAGAAAATTGGAAAGCCGTAAAACCTTTGTCTCCACCATTCAATGGTCCTGATTTCCACTCCGGTAATTTCAGCTTATCTGCGGATGGTAAAAGGGCATATTTTACAAAATGTCAGGACGAAGGCAATGCCAATATCACTTGTAAGATATTTCAGACTACAAAAATTGGCGGATCATGGTCGGAAGCAGTAGCACTTGGAAATGAAGTGAATGCATCCAAATCAAACAACACACATCCGGCCGTTGCGGAGTCTGAAGGAGATTTTGACATCCTTTATTTTTCCTCTGACAGAAATGATGGTGAAGGCGGCTATGATATTTATTATGCAGAGGTTGGTGAAAACGGGAAAGTAAATAGCGTAAACAATTTAGGCCCGGTGATCAACACCTCGGGCAATGAAAAAACACCCCTTTACTATGCGGAGCATGGCCTGCTTTATTTCAGTTCTGATATGCATCCGGGCTTGGGCGGTTTCGACAATTTCAGTGCTGAAGGAAGTTTGCAAGAATGGACTGAACCAGTTAACCTGGGTTACCCAATCAACTCCAGTGCCGATGATCAGTTTTACGCCCCCGGAGAAGACAGGCGAAGCTATTATTTCGTTTCCAATCGTCCCGGTATCATTGGTCTGAAAAGTGAAACCTGCTGCGATGATATTTTTATGGCCAAAGATTTGTTTGTCCCCGATTTTGCTGTAAAAGGTAAAATTAAAGAACAAGTAGATTCTACAACAACAAGTCCGCTTAAAGGGGTGGACATAGCAATTTACAGTGTTGAGAATGGTAAACGAGCACTTTTTGCCATTGATTCAAACAAGAACCTTACAAGTTATTTTCACAATCTGAAGGCCGGTAAAGATTTTGAAATGGAATTTAAAAAACAAGGCTATTTCACTTTTACTGAAAGCATCCAAACGAAAGGTGTTTTTGAGTCGGATACTTTTGAAGTGGATGCTACTTTGGAAAAAATCAGAAAAGACAAGTCCTATACGCTAAGCAATATTTATTATGCATACAACAGCGCAGAACTCAATGAAGCATCAAAAGAAACCCTTGATCAGCTTTATACAATTCTCTCAGAAAATGAAAGCCTGATATTTGAGCTTTCTTCTCATACCGACAGTATTGGATCAGCCGGTTACAATCAGCGTTTATCCCAAAAAAGAGCGCAGGCCTGTGTAGATTATTTGCTTGAAAAAGGCGTGTCAAAAGATCAGTTAATTGCAAAAGGCTATGGCGAAAGTCAACCCATTGCACCCAATACAAAACCCGATGGCAGTGATAATCCTGAAGGCCGTGCCATGAACAGGAGGACAGAATATAAAGTAATTGGTGAATTTGAATTTGAAGGTGATCAAGTGCTTTTCAAAGAAGGGCAGTAA
- the def gene encoding peptide deformylase, with protein MILPIVAFGDPVLRQETNEIDQNYPKLNELIENMKQTMHNAPGVGLAAPQIGLPIRLFVVDTESIYEDEKGKEDQGIQKVFINPIITEEWGKIWDFEEGCLSIPGIREKVKRQRNIKIEYYDENFILKEEAFDGLNARVIQHEYDHIEGVLFTDHLGGMKKRRLQRKLRSISKGDIDIAYKMRFPKK; from the coding sequence ATGATTCTTCCAATAGTAGCTTTTGGCGACCCTGTGTTGAGACAGGAGACCAATGAAATTGATCAGAACTATCCAAAATTAAACGAGCTGATCGAAAACATGAAACAAACCATGCACAATGCTCCCGGTGTAGGGCTTGCTGCTCCACAGATAGGACTGCCCATCAGGCTTTTTGTGGTTGATACCGAATCCATTTATGAAGATGAAAAAGGAAAAGAAGACCAGGGCATTCAAAAAGTATTTATCAATCCCATCATAACAGAAGAATGGGGTAAAATATGGGACTTTGAAGAAGGCTGCCTGAGCATTCCGGGCATTCGCGAGAAAGTAAAGCGGCAGAGGAATATCAAAATTGAATATTACGATGAAAACTTTATCTTGAAAGAAGAAGCTTTTGACGGACTAAATGCCCGCGTGATACAGCACGAATATGATCATATTGAAGGTGTTTTGTTTACCGACCATTTGGGTGGGATGAAAAAAAGAAGGCTTCAGCGCAAATTAAGATCCATCAGCAAAGGAGATATAGATATTGCCTATAAAATGCGCTTCCCAAAAAAATAA
- a CDS encoding OmpA family protein: MYFRCFITVIILSYCVVLSLSAQNNGLDKNAVRISKDKIKPGAANSLKTEKAAFVFQNLHKLDFYQHENNLKRLKKFHQKEKWEDLLPLLEDYISKFGILNFAHDSDLLWMLGQLYEKNNEIEHAKWIYRILLKNIKEDADKVRKNFEAYNPEKPSDYVPIDYYYELVEYRRQIDTIQPPQGILLNMGDSINSPYADYGPALNSSDDILLFTSKRNIMRNRGDEFVNEDIFYSERLGPDQWTAAQAYEGINSAYNEGSACLSPDNQMIYFVRCHAPDGFGNCDIYSAERKRNGSWGNVKNLGPNVNSEEWDSHPALSISGDTLYFSSGRKGGFGGTDIYYSVKGKNDKWGRAYNLGPKINTIGVEVSPFIHPKFNLLYFSSNNQLLNFGNFDIYKSYYIDGDWTEPRNIGPLVNGKGDEFYFTIDSESKQLFYARSEGKNMENLNLYSFPLPMEAQPMAYTNFSGVLIDSSSGKPLKGMVSVIDLSRGIEVAPKFIREDGSFDFNLIEDNEYLLVIQGEDFFRIEQAFRLNQDTSFTVNAEMINKVRIKFESIEFASNSAEILPEMKGDLIKLVDFMLDNPDKKLKIGGHTDSKGDPAHNNELSQDRADAIKKFIIDKGKIAEERIIAIGYGSSKPIIKEEKTDEDRRINRRVEFEILRSY; this comes from the coding sequence ATGTACTTCAGGTGTTTTATCACAGTAATTATTTTGAGTTATTGCGTTGTTCTATCGCTGTCTGCTCAAAATAATGGACTCGATAAAAATGCTGTACGCATTAGCAAGGATAAAATAAAACCTGGAGCAGCAAATAGCCTGAAAACTGAAAAAGCAGCATTCGTTTTTCAAAATCTGCACAAATTAGATTTTTACCAGCACGAGAATAATTTAAAGCGGCTTAAAAAATTTCATCAAAAGGAGAAATGGGAGGATTTATTGCCCTTGCTGGAAGATTATATTAGCAAATTCGGAATTTTGAACTTTGCGCATGACAGCGACTTGCTCTGGATGCTCGGCCAATTGTATGAAAAAAATAATGAAATAGAACACGCCAAATGGATTTACAGGATTTTGCTCAAAAACATTAAGGAAGATGCAGACAAAGTGAGAAAGAACTTTGAAGCATATAATCCGGAAAAGCCCTCAGATTATGTGCCTATTGATTATTATTACGAATTGGTAGAATACCGCAGGCAAATCGATACCATACAACCACCACAAGGGATATTGCTCAATATGGGAGACTCTATCAATTCTCCATATGCAGATTATGGGCCAGCATTAAACAGCAGTGATGATATATTGCTGTTTACATCTAAGCGCAATATTATGCGCAATAGAGGAGATGAATTTGTTAACGAGGATATTTTTTACAGCGAACGACTAGGCCCCGACCAATGGACAGCTGCTCAAGCATATGAAGGAATTAACAGCGCTTACAATGAGGGCTCTGCTTGTCTGAGTCCTGACAATCAAATGATTTATTTCGTGCGCTGCCATGCACCGGATGGTTTTGGAAATTGTGATATATACAGTGCCGAAAGAAAGAGAAACGGTTCCTGGGGAAATGTCAAAAACCTCGGCCCGAATGTAAACAGCGAAGAATGGGATTCTCATCCCGCGCTTAGCATAAGTGGTGACACTTTGTATTTTTCTTCGGGACGCAAAGGTGGTTTTGGCGGGACTGATATTTATTATTCTGTAAAAGGGAAAAATGACAAATGGGGCAGAGCATACAATCTTGGCCCCAAGATAAATACCATAGGTGTAGAAGTCAGTCCGTTTATCCACCCTAAATTCAACCTGCTCTATTTTAGCTCAAACAATCAGTTGCTGAATTTTGGCAATTTCGACATTTACAAAAGCTACTATATCGATGGAGATTGGACAGAGCCTAGAAATATTGGCCCATTGGTAAATGGCAAAGGTGATGAATTTTATTTCACAATAGATTCTGAATCGAAGCAGCTATTTTATGCCCGCTCCGAGGGAAAGAATATGGAAAACCTTAACCTCTATTCTTTTCCACTACCTATGGAAGCACAACCAATGGCTTACACCAATTTTTCAGGAGTTTTGATCGATTCCAGTTCTGGAAAACCTTTGAAGGGGATGGTTTCTGTTATTGATTTGAGTAGAGGTATTGAAGTTGCGCCAAAATTTATAAGAGAAGACGGGAGTTTTGATTTCAACCTGATTGAAGACAATGAATATTTGCTCGTAATTCAGGGCGAAGATTTCTTTCGTATTGAGCAAGCATTCAGATTGAATCAGGATACAAGTTTCACTGTGAATGCAGAAATGATCAACAAAGTGCGCATCAAATTTGAGAGTATTGAATTTGCCAGCAACAGCGCTGAGATATTGCCTGAAATGAAAGGCGACCTGATCAAACTCGTGGACTTTATGCTGGACAATCCGGATAAAAAATTAAAAATTGGCGGGCATACTGACTCAAAGGGCGACCCAGCTCACAATAACGAGCTATCACAAGACCGGGCAGATGCCATTAAAAAGTTTATCATCGACAAAGGTAAAATAGCTGAGGAGCGGATTATCGCCATAGGTTATGGCAGCTCAAAACCGATCATTAAAGAAGAAAAAACCGATGAAGACCGCAGAATCAATCGCAGGGTAGAATTTGAGATTCTAAGAAGTTATTGA
- a CDS encoding T9SS type B sorting domain-containing protein, with translation MKINYYKELFLTLLLFAGSLFSVFSQALVNNNGALISIKDSALVIVKTNSVNNETGYISNAGRFIIEEDFINTDTATGGMAKGRYEVERHWENSGVFIADSSTVELYGANQLITGDSVTEFYHLQLTGTGIKTQTIDAKVNSLLELNDRELATDTSKMFVINPGVSAVSRTTGFVSSLADGRLSREMNRDTTYLFPVGSSIGTQRYRPITITPPVSNPKTFEVRMANVDATSEGFDRSETAPDICEINPEFYHLIDTTEGQGAVDLTFFYDAASDGDWSEVAHWEGVPQWESTRPNPGGVSGAFNTLAINGWDTYQYEAYALARPSPSLDYSNVNDVSCYGNNDGVIVVDAIIGTPDFTYEWNAPGLSGDSISGLSPGEYSLTITDANNCQATDTLVIYEPDSLELEASADVTISYGTSTDLEVIYTAGGAPFYEYLWEPDAGLNNTTGEYVTASPDSTTSYIVTVIDENGCRKTDTVVVNVDHTLYVFPEGFTPNGDGHNDNYEIIKSEGVEVLEFKIYNRWGELIYTDNAGNWDGRYKGTLQAMDTYLFRADIELPNGSRVSESGDFVLVR, from the coding sequence ATGAAGATCAATTATTATAAAGAATTGTTTTTAACATTGCTCCTGTTCGCAGGATCCTTATTCAGTGTTTTTTCCCAGGCACTGGTCAACAACAACGGGGCACTTATTTCCATCAAGGACAGTGCACTGGTAATTGTAAAAACCAATTCGGTAAACAATGAAACGGGATACATCAGTAATGCGGGGCGTTTTATTATAGAAGAGGACTTTATCAATACTGATACCGCAACAGGTGGAATGGCCAAAGGCCGCTACGAAGTGGAAAGACACTGGGAAAATAGCGGGGTCTTTATAGCAGATTCAAGCACAGTAGAATTGTACGGTGCCAATCAATTGATCACCGGTGATTCCGTTACGGAATTTTACCACTTGCAATTGACAGGAACAGGAATTAAAACACAAACCATTGATGCCAAAGTCAACAGTCTTTTAGAGCTCAATGACAGGGAATTGGCCACTGATACCAGTAAAATGTTTGTGATAAACCCCGGAGTAAGTGCAGTTTCACGAACAACAGGTTTTGTAAGCAGTCTTGCTGATGGCAGGCTTTCCAGGGAAATGAACAGGGATACTACTTATCTTTTTCCCGTAGGTTCATCTATTGGCACTCAGCGTTATCGACCTATTACAATCACTCCGCCAGTATCCAACCCCAAAACCTTTGAAGTAAGAATGGCTAATGTGGATGCTACGAGTGAAGGATTTGACAGAAGTGAAACTGCCCCGGATATTTGCGAGATCAACCCCGAATTTTATCACCTGATTGATACCACAGAAGGTCAGGGCGCTGTTGATCTTACTTTCTTCTACGATGCTGCATCCGATGGCGACTGGAGCGAAGTAGCACACTGGGAAGGTGTTCCACAATGGGAAAGCACACGCCCCAATCCGGGCGGAGTATCTGGTGCTTTCAATACTTTAGCAATTAATGGCTGGGACACTTATCAATACGAAGCATATGCTCTGGCCAGACCGAGTCCAAGCCTTGATTATTCAAATGTGAATGATGTGAGTTGTTACGGAAATAATGATGGAGTTATAGTTGTAGATGCGATTATCGGAACCCCGGATTTCACTTACGAATGGAATGCCCCGGGATTAAGCGGAGATAGTATTTCCGGTCTATCGCCAGGCGAATATAGCCTTACTATCACCGATGCTAACAATTGCCAGGCAACAGATACGCTTGTAATTTATGAACCGGACAGTCTTGAGCTTGAGGCAAGTGCCGATGTTACAATTTCATATGGCACATCAACCGACCTTGAGGTAATATACACTGCGGGAGGTGCTCCTTTTTACGAGTACTTATGGGAGCCGGATGCTGGATTAAATAACACTACCGGTGAATATGTGACAGCTTCTCCCGATTCCACAACCAGTTATATTGTTACAGTAATAGATGAGAATGGTTGTAGAAAAACAGATACTGTAGTTGTTAACGTTGACCATACGCTTTATGTATTTCCAGAGGGTTTCACTCCCAATGGGGATGGCCACAATGACAATTATGAAATTATCAAGAGTGAAGGAGTGGAAGTGCTGGAGTTCAAAATATACAATCGCTGGGGGGAATTGATCTATACAGATAATGCAGGAAACTGGGATGGGCGATATAAAGGAACACTACAAGCTATGGACACTTATCTTTTCAGAGCCGACATTGAACTTCCAAATGGAAGTCGTGTAAGTGAATCCGGTGATTTTGTTCTCGTTAGATAA